Within the Herbaspirillum sp. RTI4 genome, the region GCTAAGCTTGGTCCATTCATCCAGTCCATCCGAATACATCAACACCATGTCGCCCGGCGTCAACACAATTTCCTGTACCTGTGGCGCTTGCAAACAAGCACCCACAATTCCACGTTCCGTACTGAGCCGGTTTTGTCGCAGTCCGGAACAGACGATCGTTCTGATATTGCCCATGGAAACCAGTGTCATCACATTCGTCACGGCATCGACCACGGCAATGGCAAGCACCGCTCCCCTTGTCTTACGCAATGCCTCATTGCAGGCCATGAACAATTCAGCACAACTACGGTGCAAGTGACGGGAGATACATTCCATCGCGCAACTTGCCGCATGATGCGCAGCGACACCGTGACCGATGCCGTCGGCCAGCGCAAAGACAGTCCGTTGAGGCTGTATCCACCAGCCGCCCATATCGCCGCACACCACTTCCCCTGCCAAAGCCCGCGTCGAATAACCTATGTTCATAGCCACTTGCATGCGCGCACACTCGTTCCCTGCCCGACCTGACTGTTAATCGTCAACTCATCCATCAAGCGTGCAATGCCAGACAAGCCGCAGCCAAGACTGCCGATACTACTGAATCCCTCCTGCATTGCCTGCTCGACATCCACAATCCCGCAACCACAATCCGTTGCGATTAACTCAATACCGCGTCGTTTCAGGGGGAAATGAATTTCCAGCAAACCGCCACCACCATGAACCAGCGTATTCGTTACCAGTTCCGATGCGGCAGTGGCTATCCGATAACTTCCCCCGTCACCAAAACCGACTTCCACCGCTTGCATGCGCACTGTGCGTACAGCAGAGGCGATATCCGCGTGTTCCAGAATGAAGAGAGAAATAGTCGATTTCACAGGGATTCCTTCCGCAGCGAAAAACTGATGGTGATACGCGTCAGCCCGGGTTTCGATTCGATCATAAAGCTATCGGCCAGACGTCGCGTACCGGGAAGTCCGGCTCCCAGACTGCCGCCGGTGCTAAAGCCATCGCGCATGGCTGAATCAATATCGGCAATACCCGGTCCGTTATCCTGAACAATCACCGTCACGCAATGGAAAATAGCGTCAGAGGCATCGATAATTTCACAGCTACCGCTACCGGCATACTCGACCACATTACGCGCCAGCTCGGACACAGCCGTCGCCAGGCGGGTTTGATCTGCCATGCCAAAACCCAGTGCGGCAGCTAATGCCCTCGCCTTCCGTCTGCCGGTGACAATATCGTTGGTCGTACGTATATCAATCGTGGCATAGGATTTAGCGTAGGAAATCATCGTTTCCTTTTGTGAGGCTGAAGTCGCCCCGAGAAGCAATACGCGTCTGCAAGGTTCGCAGTCCCTGTTCCAGATTAAAGGTACAGTCCGCACCCAGCAATCCACGCCCCATTTCCACTAAAGTCAGTGCCACGAACGGTTGAATCCCACACACGATCACTTCCGCGCCCAGTAGCCGTGCCATGCTTGCCGTGTCATTAATGACACGCGCCATAAAGGAATCCACCACGTCCAGCGCAGAAATATCGACCACCACTCCTAATGCCTCAATTTCCGCAATCGTGCTTAACAGATTCGATTGAAATTCGAGGGCATCATCGTCGCTCAGATCTTGCTGGATCGCGACGAGCAAAATGCGTCCCAGTCGGGGAATGGCTATCCTCATGATGGAGTCGCTCCGATGGCTACAATGCGTCGGCTAATCAGCGCCAAGGCCTCCGCCACACCCGAACGCAGCGTGGCGCGCGTAATGACTTGCGGCAAGGTGATGCCGAGTTTGGTCAGCGTCAGTGCGCCTTCCGGGTTCAGTCCCGTCATCACCACACGCGTACCCAGCAATTGGGCTGCATCCACGGTGCGCATCAAATGGCGGGCAACCGCAATGTCGAACACCGGTACACCGGTCACATCAATGACGGTCACGCTGGCTTCATAGCGGGTAATTGCTTCCAGCAGATTTTCGGTAAATTTCCGCGCACGCGCCGTATCAATCACACCGACCAGGGGTAGCAACAGTACCTGGTCCCACAGTCGGATCACCGGTGTAGACAGTTCCACCAGCGAGGCGCTCTGTTGCAAAATAATACGTTCCCGCGTTTCAACGAATGCAGAAAAAGTCACCAGTGTCAGGCGTCCGATCACATCCTCCACCGCCGCCAGATTGGTTTCCATCTCAGCGGGGGACTCCATCAGTTCACGCACCAGCGTCAGGGTCAACACGCTTTTAAGGCACATCACATATTGCGCTGTTTCGGTCGGCGTAAATCCAGCGATAGCGCGACTGGCGCTGAACTCACTCATGATGCGAACCAAGGGATGCGTCTCACCAAAATCCCACAAGCCAAAGCCAGGATAGGAAGAAAAAATCTTGGCAATTTCTTCCAGCAGTTGCGAAGTATGACTTCGCATTTCAACCACATCGAAGGTATTAGGCAGCAGTGTCGACCAGCTCGCCATGATTTCGGCGACCCATTTCTCATGGATCTGTGAACGCTGAGTAGACAACAAGTGGTCAAGAGCAGGGAGATGGTGATTTTTCATAGGTTGATATTTTCCAGATGATCCAAATAATAATTTCTTTCACCAACTACCTTCATCAGTAGTCTGGCCGGTACTTCTTGCTGCGATTTATCTAAAAAAACCTCTGATTACACAACTGCACGGCACCATCACTTTGATGAACTCTGCATGCACCATGATGCAATCAGCTTTTCTCTAAAAGAATTCAATTTTCATTTCGGTCGTATCTTCATCGCTATGACGTGCCGAATGTTTGTGCTTTTGTTCTTCGGTCACGTAGTCATCCAATATCCCTTTCATCCTTTGCGACAACTGCACTCCCTCATCCACGCTGGGATTGTTCATCGCGAAGGCTTCCTGAAAAAAATTATTGCGCTGACCGATCGCTCCCCGGATGCGATCTATGCACTGACGCACCACATCCTGATATTGAATCTGCCCGAGAGCATCAGCAATGTCGCGGCTCAAATCGTGATTCTGTTTGCTTACAACGGCAAAACGGGTCTTGTAGTACTGCCCCATATCTTCAAAATTGTCTTGCAGTTTCTGGATGGAAATGGCGGCATCGGAAACCTGACCTATGTGCTGCGACGATTTTTCTATGCTCAAGGCCATGCTGTCTTCCACCACATGGCGCGCACGCGACAAGCCGGCGTTAATCTGTTTTGCCACCTCATTGGAGTTCGATGCCAGCACCCGCATTTCCACCGCAACAGCCCGAAAAGCCGCGCCAGAAGCCCCTGCGCGACTGGCTTCAATAGCCGCATTGATCGCCAGCAAGTGGGATTGCATGCTCATCGAACGTACCGCATCGACCAGACTGTAGAGTTCCTTGATTTCTTTTCTCACCAGTTGCACATTAAGTAAATCGCGCTCCATTTTTTCAGGCAACTGCTCAATGAAGGTGCCGAGATCCAAGAGATGAGTCACGCTTTGATGAATCTCTTTACCAATATCGCTTCCATGCACGCTCGAATTGTCCAGATAGTTGACCACCACATTCGCCGTATCGTAAAGTTTGCGAATATTTTTGATGATGGCCAACGCAGAATCTTCGGTGTCGCCAATCACTTCGCCAAGCTTGTTATCAATTTCCTGATCAAGCAAAAGATGGTCATCCAGAATGGCCGAAGACGGAGCGAAGACCGGCCCCAAAGAAGGTTTTTTCTGCACAGTCAGACCGCGCCGAAAAAATGCGTCGAATACAAACCCGCTCAAGACAAGCATGGCCAAAGCCAGCAAGGCGTCTCCGGGTCGCCCTATCCATTGATCCAGCGTCTGAAAATAATACGATGGCAAAAAACGAGACAGAATCATCGCCAGCAAGGCCCCGGAAACAACGAACTTGCCCCATCCGATCAGGGCGCTTTTATCACGCCAGCTCTGTAAAAGAAGCCCTGCCGATGGCGGCCAGGCGGCAGATGAAAAGTTCATGTTCATGCTCCTGGCAAGACCTGCTTGATGATTTTTCCCAAATCTGATGTGCTCACCGGCTTGACCAGCCAGCCGGTAGCACCTAACTTTTTGGCCTCATCCCTTTTCCCTTGCTGACTTTCCGTCGTCAGCGCCAGAATCGGGATGAAGCGAAAGCCACTCAATGCACGCGCCTTACCGATGAATTCGATACCGCCCATGTTCGGCATGTTGATGTCGGTAATAATCAAATCTGGCTTGGCGCCGCCCTGCAAGGTGCTCATGGCAATCACACCGTCGCTGGCGGAAATGACATTGAATCCCGATATTTCCAGACTGTTTCTCAAACTCATCAGCATGGTGGCCGAGTCGTCAACGATCATGATGGTCTTGGTCATTTCATTTCCTTAATTTTTTGCGCCGAAGGCGGATTCCAACCAGATCTTCAACGTGTCATCCCGTGGCCATGCGGTTACCTGAATGTGCGCCGCCATCAGTACTTGCAGATTGGCGGCATGCACATGAATGCAGGCAGAAAAATCAGCCTTGGCTTGTGGATTTTCCTGCAACCACTGCAGTAAATTTTCAGCATCATCGACGCTGATGGCATCTTCAAAAAAGACGCTATCGGTTTCGTAACGGATCGTCATCAGAGCAACTCCTTGGGGTTCAACACCATGAGCACCGAGCCGTCACCCAGCAAAGCGGAACCGGCATAACCTTGCATGCAGCCCAGAATGCCACCCATCGGTTTGAGAATAATGTCCACCACTCCACGAAAATCATCGACTACGATGCCGACGTGTTCGCCTTGCAGGCGAATCACCAGGGTGGCAAGTTCATCATCATCGTTAGGACGCTGGGGCTGGTCTGTTGCCAGTAAAGTATTGAGTGAACGCAGCGGCACGATACGTCCGCGCAGCACCGCCGTTTGTTGTGTCTTGATAGTGTGAATAGACGTACTGGGTATGCGTACCGTTTCGACCACCATCTCCATCGGTATGCCGAATATTTGCTTGCCGGACTCAACAATCATCACATTGCTCACGGCAATCGATAGCGGCAATGAGAGGCGCAGGCGCGTTCCCTTGCCGAGATCGCTTTCCAGACTCACGCTGCCATTGACCTGTTCAACTGCCATGCGCACCACGTCCATTCCTACGCCGCGTCCTGAAAGATCAGAGACCACATCGACGGTGGAAAATCCCGCAGCAAACACCAGGTTGATGGCTTCCTGATCGCTGATGCGTTCCAGTGTCGCCTCATCGATCAGGCCCTTCTCATAGGCCTTGCGCTTAATGATCGCCGGATCGATGCCTTTGCCGTCGTCGCTGATATCAATGATGACCCGGCCAGCTTCTTGCGAAGCGCGAATCAGCAGTCGCCCTTCCGCAGGTTTGCCGGCAGCGATCCGCACCTGCGGCAACTCAAGTCCGTGATCCAGACTGTTACGCACGATATGAATCAGGGGATCGGCCAGGGCCTCGATAATATTTTTATCCGCTTCAGTATCTTCGCCCTCCAGCACCAGGCTGACTTCCTTGCCCAGCTTGCGCGACAAATCGCGTACCAGACGGGGAAAGCGCTGAAAGACAAACGACACTGGCATCATCCGTACCTGCATGATGGCGTCTTGCATTTCTTCGGCAATCCGGTTGATCACCGCGTATTGGCTCTTGATTTCACGCGCCAGATCGCGCACGCCAAACACTTCTTCTGCGCGGCTGGCCAAATAAGGCAAACCGTTTTTCGCGACGACCATTTCGCCGATCAGATTCATCAGGCGGTCTATTTTTTCCTGATCGACCTTCAGCGTTTTGACACTGCTGGAACTGTCTTCGCTACGCCGGCCGAATTTGGCTTCGCCCTCGGTGCCCGATGTGGATGGCCCGGGTGAAACTGCTGAAACTGCTGAGACCGATGAGACTGAGGACGCTGGCGGCGTTGCCTGACTCGTCGGCAACGGCGACAATGTGGCATCAACACTTATGGCAGGAACTACTGGCGTGAGCCAATTGCGCAAGGGTGTGCTGCACGATTGCAGCAAGGCTTGCTCCAGTGCCTCGTTGAGTCCCGGCAACATGGCTTCCCTGCCAGTACTGCGATAGCAAGCCGTCAATGTGGCGACAACCGCCTTGAGCCGGCCCGGTAACCAGGCAACCGCATCCGACATCGTGAGTACGACAAGCTGGGCGGCAATAACGGTATCTACGATGGCATTGTCGTTCTCTGCAATCGTCGGCTTGACTGTTGCCAGTGCGGCAAATGCGCGGAAAGAACTGATGACAGCACGCAGCGCATGATGATTGTCAGGTTCGCATTCAATAATCAGCAGCAACCAGCGCAATGCGGAACTGCACCACAGCGCATCGGGTGAATACGCGAGCAAGATGCGGGCTTCGCGCTCCAGATTCGCGACATCGCCTTGATCCAGACAGCTGATAGCACCACTGACGAATTCATCTTCGCCGGATTCATGCGGCTGCTCGCCGGAAGGATGTACAAACAAATGCGGTAATAAATCAACGATCTCAATCTGCTCAGGAACATAGCGAAAATGCTCCTCGATGGCGGCGCGTCCGGCCGTACTGATGATTTCAAACTGTAGCGTGCAGCAGTAGGCATCGAGCGCAGCGAGCGGCACCTCTGGCTGCAGGCTTGTCACGCGCAACCAGGAGATGCCCGGGAGTTGGCGCGCTTGATAAAACGGATCTTCTCCCTTGAAAAAACATTCCGCTTCCGGCGTGTAGCTCACTTTGCATAAGTGCGTTCCGGCAATCGCTTGTCGATACCACGCCATACGTAACGCTTCGGGTACGTTGGCCAGGGGCATGGTGTCCCCGTTAATGTCTTGCATCGGTGCGCGTTGCAGAACCGGAATGTTGCTCTCCACTTGCTCGCTTCCGGTGGGCGGAGAAATCAGCTTGCGCAGCGCTTGTGCCAGATTGGCGGATGCGCTGGCATGAGCAGAACTGCTCTCGCCACTGGCTTCGATTTCGTCAACCAGCATATTGACGAAATCCAACGCATCGAGCAGACAATCCGCAAGCTGCTGGCTAAACTCCAGATCTCCATCCCGCACCACGGCCATGACATCTTCAGCCGCATGCAGAACGCGTGACATTTCGGGGAAATCGAACAGTCCGCAATTGCCTTTGAGGGTATGCACCAAACGAAACAACTCTGCCATTAAAGCGACATCCGCAGGGGCGCTTTCCAGTTGCAACAGTTTTTCGCTGATGCCTTCCAGAAAATCGTGCGCTTCCGACAAGAATTGTTGAAGGATCGCTGTCATATCCCAACCTCACCAAGCAATAAGCGCACATGCCTGAGCAGAACCTCCGGCTTGGCGGGTTTGATGATGTACAGATTGGCACCCGCTTCCCATGCCTTGTTCTGATCGCTGGTCTTGGCTTCGGTCGACACCATCACTGCCGGTGCCTGCGGCAGCATCGGATGACTTCGCAGTTCGCGCACGAAGGCATAGCCATCGAGCTTGGGCATGTTTACATCGACCAGATAGAGGTCGTAGGGATTGACTAGCGCTTTTTCCAGGGCCTCAATGCCATTGATCGCTTCATCAACAAAGTAACCGCCCTCTTCGAGGATGGTGCGGTGAAACAGGCGAACTGTGGCGGCGTCATCGACGATTAAAATACGTTTCATTTTCCATCCCCAGGTTTTTGATAGACGATCGCCTCTGAAAATTTACGAATCTTGTAGAGCGAAGAAATGCGGCTCATGGATTCGGAATGTCCCAGACAGATGAAGCCTTCCGGCCGTAGTGCATCGTAGAAAGTTTCCGCTGCCTGTTTACGGGAAACATCGTCAAAATAAATCAACAGGTTGCGGCAGAAAATCACATCGAAATTGCGATAAGGACGTACGTCCTTCGGATCCATCAGATTGACGTGCGTGAATTCGACCGCGCTGCGCATGTCTGCACTGAGCTGGAATTGATCGTCAACCTGCCGGAAATATTTCAGAAAATAGGCTTTGGGAAGATGTTTTATCGAACGCGCTGAATACATGCCTCTTCGCGCCTGCTCAAGAATGCCGGTATCAATATCGGAAGAAATGATTTCCACATCCCAGTCGTTAATGCCGGCCCAGCGCTCGGTCAGGGAAATGGCAATGGAATAGGCCTCCTCACCTGACGACGAGGGAATGACCCAGATCCGTATCGGTGAACGGTCTTTTTTCCCTGCGACAATTTCCGGCAAAATAGCATTGACCAGACAGTCGAATTGATAAGATTCGCGGAAAAAATAGGTTTCATTCACCGTCATCAGGTTGACCAGGGCCTGCAATTCCACGCCGGAGGTCTGAAAACGGAGAAAAGTGAAGTAGCTGCGGAAACTGTCATTGCCAGTCGCGTTTATCCGCTCGACCAGCCGCTTGTCTACAAAGTAACGCTTCGACGTTTCGAACTGAATTCCGGTTTTACGATAGAAAAATTCCTGGAATTTTTTGAAGTCATCGTCACTAATCAAAATGGTCGCCATAGTCTGCTCAGGCCTCCCCAATTCGCTTGAGCGCCAGGTTGGCAGCAAACTGAATGTAAGCTTCGTCTGCAAAGCGCAACCTGAGCCGCAACACCGCATCCTTTGATGCGACAGTACCCAGCTCACTCAACAGATCGAGCGCCGTACCGCAGACATTGACCACAGAGTCGCGCTCGATGACCTCAATCAGCCACTGTTCCACATCGGGGTGTCGCAATGACTCCAGAACATTGATGGCCATGATGCGTACATCGGAATCGTCATCCATCAGCAAGCCACTCATGATGGGGGCGACTTCGTCGGTCAGCACCTTCATGGCTTCGATGGCTTCGTTGCGCATTTCCGTATCTTCACTGCGCAACCAGCTCACCAGTCCGGCGACAGCAATGTCATTGCCCAGTCGGGTCAGGCTGGTCAGGATCACTTGTCGTACCGATTTATCGGTTTCGCAATACAACTGCGCCACCAGCGCCGCAGTTGCCTCTGGCGCGCACGACAAATCGCGTGCGGCCCAACGACGAACGGCCGGATCGCTATCCTGCAATTGCGTCATGAGCGACGTAACATCCCGGTCTTGTTCGCGTTGTTCCCGGTTCTCGCTGGATGCGACAGCGACAGTAGGTTGTCTTATGAAAGCCATGTTTTCTCCTTGTTCAGCCAGGAAGCCAGGAATTGATCTGGGTTCCGATTTTTTCAGCATGCAGGGTCATCGATGCACCGCCGCGCTTAATCAGTTCGGCAGGCATGCCGAACACCACTGCCGAATCTTCAGATTCAGCAATCGTACGACCGCCCCGTTTCTTTATTTCTGCAAACGCTGCGGCACCGTCTGACCCCATACCAGTAAGCATGACACCCAGCAACTGCGTCGCTGGCACATGCTCCAAAGCCGAGCGACCCAATAACTCAACCGATGGGTGCCACAAAAAATCGGTGTTTTCAGGTTTCGGAATCACACTCAATTTCCCATTGCGCCGGACAACCAGGACATCGGCACCACCCTTGCCGATATAAATCGTGCCCGCTTCCAGTGTCATTGGCTTGTTGGCCTCCACCACCTGTAGCGCGCACAAATCATTCATGCGGTTGGCGAACGATTGGGTGAAGCTGCCCGGCATGTGCTGCGCTACCACGACGGGCCATGGAAAATCGGCGGGCAGTGTCGGCAAAATCATTTCCAGCGTGCTGGGTCCTCCGGTGGAAACACCGATCACGACAAGACCTTCTCCGATATTCGCGCGCCGTGCGGAAAAGGAGCTTTCAGGAAGGGCCCGGTCCATCACTGGCGCGGCAATTTTTTTGACCCCTTTTTGTTTCAGTCGCGCCCGACTGGCGGCGCGGACTTTATCGACGACCTGTTCGGCAATATCGGTAATCGATAATGAAATCGTGCCGCCGGGTTTGACGACGTAATCGACCGCCCCCAGATTCAGGGCTTCAAAGGTAGCCAGAGCGCCTTTCTCTGTCAGTGACGAAATCATGACGACCGGTAAAGGACGTTGCTGCATGATGACCGACAAAGCAGTTAACCCATCCATGGCGGGCATGTTGATGTCGAGTGTCATGACATCCGGTTCGAACTCCAGATTTTCCTGAACCGCTTCCAGCCCGTTGCGTGCGCTACGCACTTCAAAGTCCGGTTCGGCCTCAAACAACATCGTCAGTTGACGACGCATCAGGGCAGAGTCATCCACAATGAGAAGTTTGATCATGTTGGTCGAGACCTGAAGTTACGCTGCGGCCAATTGAATCAGCGCCTCCAGTTCTGGCTGTTCAATCAGATGAGACGGATCGAGCAACTGCACCATCCGTTTTTGTTTTTCCAGATTGGCCATACGCGCCAGCAATTGCGAAGTCGTGCTGGAGAGACGTGGTGCGGCTTCAATGGTGGCTTTGTGAATTTTCAAGACTTCCAACACCGAATCGACGATGAAGCCGGTGCGCACGCCTTCAATCAGAAAAACCATGATGCGTTGCTGATCGGTGCGCGGCAAAGGTTCCAGGCCAAGGCGACGACGCAGATCCATGACGGGTAACACGGCACCGCGCAAGTTGATGACGCCTTCGACTTCCGGCGGTGCTTTTGGCACCCGGGTCAAGGATTCCGACACGCGCACAATTTCCTGCACACTGTCGATTGGAACGCCAAACTCTTCCTTGCCCAGCATGAAAATGACGACCTGTTCTTCGTCCTCTACGGCGACGTCGCCCAGCGTTTCATTTTCATCAATGTTTTGTTCATCGCTCATGGTGTCTACCGTAGTAAGGGCTTCTTTGATAGCGGCGTGCCGAAACATGCTGCCTACCGACAAGATGGAAACCAAGCGCTTGCCACCGTCGAGACGACAGATTTGCGTTATTTCCGACAAGTTGCCTTCGCGGGCGAGCATGCCTGGCATCAGATCGACTTCAGACAGCGGCACACTGAGTACCTCATTGACGCTGTCCATCACTACACCGACGGAATCCGCCCCCAGTGCCACGACGACGATGCGGCTGCTTTCATCGACTTCGCGGTTCGGTAAGCCGAACATGCGACGCAGCGATACCAGCGGCAGTAGCCGGTTGCGTAAGGTCATGATTCCCAGAACATGCGATTCGGAATGGGGGACCTTCACAATCAGTTCCGGCACTTGCACGATTTCCTGCACATCCGTAATCGCGATGGCATATTCCTGATTGGCCACTTCGAAGTTCACCAAATGCAGTTCGTCGCTGATTGTTTCTTCCACCGTGGCGTCGGTTTCGGATTGCTCGTGACTATCGTTTATTTGCTTGTCGGAACGGGAACCGGCATCACTGAATTCCCGCACAATCAACCTGGCGAAATCAAGCACCATAATCATCGGATAGCCGCTGATGTCCTTGAGTACGCCGGAGACCAGGTCAGTGTTGATATTGGCGCTGATGGATTCAGTGCCTTCGATATGCCGAGGATCAACGCCGACCACACTCACGACGCGGTCCACAACAAAGCCCAGTGATTGCGCACCTTGGTCGATCACGACGGCGCGCGTGGCATCGTCGTACGCACGCTCGGGGAACCCGAAGATGCGGCTCAGGCTGATGATAGGCAGCAATTTCCCGCGCAGATTGGCCAGCCCCTCCAGCGTAGGCGGCGACAAGGGAACGCGGACGATGTCAGGAACACGGATGATTTCCTGAACCGGAGCCATATCCACAGCAAATACCTCATCGCCAACGATGAAGGTGACAAACTGATGGATATCACTGAAACTCTCTGCCGGAGCGGAATCTGTCTCTTCCAAACTCACGCTCATGCGGCTGTTTTCGTCCTGCGCATTTTCCAGCTGTTCATCACTCATGGCAGTCTCCTGGTGTCACAGATGGGAACATCAAGCGCTTTGCAATTCATCGGCCAGAGAGGCGATTTCCTCAACGGCTGCAGAGAGTTGTTCCGCACCTTTGGACTGTTGCTGCGCCACAGTCGCAGCTTCGTTTGCCAGCTTGTCAGCCAGTTGCGCGGCAGCCGAGATTTGATCGACGCCGGTTTTGACTTGCGTAATGGCAGAGGCGATTTCATTGGCAGCGCCCAGAATTTCACGGGTGCCGGTATCGACCGCGGCAATATCGGTTTCGATGGCGACCAGACTGGACGTAATGGTTTTGGCTTTTTCTGCTGCGCCTGACGCGGTGGCCATTATTTCATCCAGGTCGCGGCCAACGATGCCGATCTGATCTTGCACGGCGCTGACCAGGTCTTTGATGCGGTCGGCATTTTCTGCGGAATCTTCGGCCAGATTGCGAATGTCGGTAGCGACCACGACAAAGCCCTTGCCGAATTCGCCGGCGCGCGCGGCTTCAATGGAGCCGTTGACGGCCAGCATGTTGGTTTGTATTGATACGGTGGTGATGGCGTCGACAATTTTGTCGATCCGGCGCGATACCAGCTCCAGTGCCTTGATTTGCTTGAGGCTGACGCGCGAGGCATCCACGGAAGAAGAAATGCCTTCGATCAGGCCGTCAATGCTGGTTTTATTGACATCCAGCAGGGCTTTAATCGCAATCACTTTTTCACCGCTGGCCTTGCCGCGCATCTGAGCAACTTCAACGCCCTTTTCAATTTGAGAAATAGCCGCTGCCACTTCTTCGGTTCCTGCCGACTGCACTTGTGCGCCCTTGAGTATCTGATCGATAGCGGACATGATCTGCGCGCCGGAACGGCTGATTTCCTGAACCGCGGAGGACAACTGTTCTGCTGCTGAAGCCACTTCTTCGGCGCTCTTTGCCACGTCGGTGGAATTTTTTAAATCTTCTGCCAGTTCGGCCAGACTTTGCGCGGATTGTTCGCACTCGGCCAGTGCCTGACTTTGTTGAGCGACCGTCTTGGCGGACTCTTCGGCGGCAGCGGATTGTTCTTCTGCTGCGGCGGCAATGTCTTCCGATCCCTTCAGCGATTGTTTCGCGGCATTCGTTGATTGCAATGCACCAGTAGCGATTTCACGAACGCCGCCGACGATTTCTATCGCGTCAATACGAATCTGTTCCAGTTGCGTGGTGATGCGCTTGCCGTTTTCCACTTCGCTTAACACGCGTTCGACCGACGAACCCATACCTTCTGCGATGCCTTTGACTTCCAGTTGAATTTGCCCCACCAGTTCCTGAATCTGTTTGGCACTTTTTTCTGATGTTTCTGCCAGTGTGCGTACTTCGTCCGCGACAACAGCAAATCCCTTGCCATGACGGCCTGCGCGCGCAGCTTCAATCGCGGCATTCAGCGCCAGCAGATTGGTTTGGTCGGCAATGCGTGCGACTGCTTTGACGATATCGCCAATGTCGGCGGCTTGTTTTTCCAGCTCGGTCACCATGGTGACGGA harbors:
- a CDS encoding response regulator, producing MKRILIVDDAATVRLFHRTILEEGGYFVDEAINGIEALEKALVNPYDLYLVDVNMPKLDGYAFVRELRSHPMLPQAPAVMVSTEAKTSDQNKAWEAGANLYIIKPAKPEVLLRHVRLLLGEVGI
- a CDS encoding protein-glutamate O-methyltransferase CheR, translating into MATILISDDDFKKFQEFFYRKTGIQFETSKRYFVDKRLVERINATGNDSFRSYFTFLRFQTSGVELQALVNLMTVNETYFFRESYQFDCLVNAILPEIVAGKKDRSPIRIWVIPSSSGEEAYSIAISLTERWAGINDWDVEIISSDIDTGILEQARRGMYSARSIKHLPKAYFLKYFRQVDDQFQLSADMRSAVEFTHVNLMDPKDVRPYRNFDVIFCRNLLIYFDDVSRKQAAETFYDALRPEGFICLGHSESMSRISSLYKIRKFSEAIVYQKPGDGK
- a CDS encoding HEAT repeat domain-containing protein, with the protein product MAFIRQPTVAVASSENREQREQDRDVTSLMTQLQDSDPAVRRWAARDLSCAPEATAALVAQLYCETDKSVRQVILTSLTRLGNDIAVAGLVSWLRSEDTEMRNEAIEAMKVLTDEVAPIMSGLLMDDDSDVRIMAINVLESLRHPDVEQWLIEVIERDSVVNVCGTALDLLSELGTVASKDAVLRLRLRFADEAYIQFAANLALKRIGEA
- the cheB gene encoding chemotaxis-specific protein-glutamate methyltransferase CheB, with product MIKLLIVDDSALMRRQLTMLFEAEPDFEVRSARNGLEAVQENLEFEPDVMTLDINMPAMDGLTALSVIMQQRPLPVVMISSLTEKGALATFEALNLGAVDYVVKPGGTISLSITDIAEQVVDKVRAASRARLKQKGVKKIAAPVMDRALPESSFSARRANIGEGLVVIGVSTGGPSTLEMILPTLPADFPWPVVVAQHMPGSFTQSFANRMNDLCALQVVEANKPMTLEAGTIYIGKGGADVLVVRRNGKLSVIPKPENTDFLWHPSVELLGRSALEHVPATQLLGVMLTGMGSDGAAAFAEIKKRGGRTIAESEDSAVVFGMPAELIKRGGASMTLHAEKIGTQINSWLPG
- a CDS encoding chemotaxis protein CheW, which gives rise to MSDEQLENAQDENSRMSVSLEETDSAPAESFSDIHQFVTFIVGDEVFAVDMAPVQEIIRVPDIVRVPLSPPTLEGLANLRGKLLPIISLSRIFGFPERAYDDATRAVVIDQGAQSLGFVVDRVVSVVGVDPRHIEGTESISANINTDLVSGVLKDISGYPMIMVLDFARLIVREFSDAGSRSDKQINDSHEQSETDATVEETISDELHLVNFEVANQEYAIAITDVQEIVQVPELIVKVPHSESHVLGIMTLRNRLLPLVSLRRMFGLPNREVDESSRIVVVALGADSVGVVMDSVNEVLSVPLSEVDLMPGMLAREGNLSEITQICRLDGGKRLVSILSVGSMFRHAAIKEALTTVDTMSDEQNIDENETLGDVAVEDEEQVVIFMLGKEEFGVPIDSVQEIVRVSESLTRVPKAPPEVEGVINLRGAVLPVMDLRRRLGLEPLPRTDQQRIMVFLIEGVRTGFIVDSVLEVLKIHKATIEAAPRLSSTTSQLLARMANLEKQKRMVQLLDPSHLIEQPELEALIQLAAA
- a CDS encoding methyl-accepting chemotaxis protein, which translates into the protein MALVKKFSHSNAASSSENVKSNANAAGSIRDAEAQRRKARTMAKQQQAAERIAAATSELSSGINEASSAAEVLNRSSGQIASGAEEASGAAQESLAALKQVEGAIARQLQNADISQTKAEAVMILVSQINTEVTTLIANISVAAERQGASVTMVTELEKQAADIGDIVKAVARIADQTNLLALNAAIEAARAGRHGKGFAVVADEVRTLAETSEKSAKQIQELVGQIQLEVKGIAEGMGSSVERVLSEVENGKRITTQLEQIRIDAIEIVGGVREIATGALQSTNAAKQSLKGSEDIAAAAEEQSAAAEESAKTVAQQSQALAECEQSAQSLAELAEDLKNSTDVAKSAEEVASAAEQLSSAVQEISRSGAQIMSAIDQILKGAQVQSAGTEEVAAAISQIEKGVEVAQMRGKASGEKVIAIKALLDVNKTSIDGLIEGISSSVDASRVSLKQIKALELVSRRIDKIVDAITTVSIQTNMLAVNGSIEAARAGEFGKGFVVVATDIRNLAEDSAENADRIKDLVSAVQDQIGIVGRDLDEIMATASGAAEKAKTITSSLVAIETDIAAVDTGTREILGAANEIASAITQVKTGVDQISAAAQLADKLANEAATVAQQQSKGAEQLSAAVEEIASLADELQSA